The genomic region GACCGAGAGCCGGGCCACCATGACCGCGGCACCGAACATGGCCTACAACATCGTCGGCAAGTACGCCAAGATCGTCAACGACGACGTGGATTTGAGCCATATAGGGTTTGCGCTCAACGGCGGCGAACCGGTCGACTGCGCGGGCACCCAGCGCTTCGCCACCGAGATGGCCCGCTTCGGCTTCGACCCCACGGCGCTCTCCCCGTCCTATGGCCTCGCCGAATCAACGTGCGCGGTAACCGTTCCCACCCCGTTCTCGGGTCTGGTGATCGATGAACCGACGGTCCGCTCCGACGGCGGTCAATCGACCCGAACGTTCGCGGTGCTCGGTGAGGCCATCCCCGGCATGGAGGTCCGAATCAACGCCGACCAACCACGGGACACCGAGGTCACCGGACGCGAGGTCGGCGATGTCGAGGTGCGCGGCACGTCGCTCATGACGGGCTACGTCGGCGAGGCACACATCGACCCGACCGTGTGGCTACCCACCGGTGACCTCGGCTATTTCGTGGACGGCGGCCTCGTCGTGTGCGGACGGGTAAAGGAACTCATCACGGTGGCGGGTCGCAACCTGTTCCCCACCGAGATCGAGCGGGTCGCCGCACAGGTCACGGGTGTCCGCGAGGGTGGCGTCGTCGCAGTCGGCACCGATGAGACCTCGGCACGCCCCGGCCTGGTGATTGCCGCCGAGTTCAAGGGCACCGACGAGTCCGCGGCCCGCAGCGACCTGGTTGCCCGGGTCGCATCGGAATGCGGCGTGGTGCCAGCCGATGTCATCTTCATGAAGCCGGGAGCACTGCCCCGGACATCGTCGGGCAAGCTGCGCCGACTGGAAGTCAAGCGAAACCTCGAGAGAGCAGGCCGATGACGCTCGCCGAAGCAATGCCCATCCAGGACTTCAACGAGCTGCTCGACGTCGTGTTCGACGACCGCGTCACGCAATGGACCGCGGAGGCCGAGGAGACGGAACGCTTCCCGCGCAAACTAATCGAATACCTCGGCGAGGCTGGGGTGTTCGCGGCCAAGTGGCCGGCCGGCAACCAGCAGTCCGACGTCGCGAAGGTCATCGCGCTCGCCAGAAAGCTCGGGCACCTTGGCTCAGCCGGCATCGGAGTCGGTGTGGGACTGCATGACTCGGCCATCGCAATCCTGCGGCGCTTCGGCAAGTCGGACTACCTCAAGGACATCGCCGAGCAGGCCATTCGCGGCGAGGCCGTGCTCTGCATCGGCGCCTCCGAACAGTCGGGTGGATCCGACCTGCAGATCGTCGGTACCGAGGTGCGGTCCGCACGTGATGGCTTCGAGGTCAAGGGCATCAAGAAGTTCGTGTCGCTCTCCCCGATCGCCGACCACGTCATGTGCGTGGCACGCAACATAGATCACGACCCGAACAGCAAGCACGGCAGCGTTGTCGTCATCGCTGTCCCGTTGGCGCAGTGCGATATTCAGGCTCCGTACCGCAAGGTCGGCGCCGGACCGCTCGACACCGCCGCCGTGCATATCGACACCTGGGTGCCCGCCGACGCCCTGGTCGCCCGTGCGGGCATCGGCCTGGCAGCGATCTCGTGGGGCCTGGCGCAGGAGCGGATGTCGGTGGCAGGCCTGGTGTCGTCGTCTGCGCAGCGCGTCCTCGGAATCACGCTGGCGCGCATGATGGCCAGGCGGCAGTTCGGCCATACGCTCTACGAGCATCAGGCGTTGCGCCTGCGCATGGCGGACCTGCAGGCGCGCGTCGACATGCTGCGCTACGCCCTCGACGGTATCGCCGCGACGGGCAAGCTGGACCTGCGTACCTCCGCGGCGATGAAGGTCAGCGCCGCCCGCCTCGGCGAGGAGGTGGTCAACGAGTGCATGCACATCTTCGGCGGG from Mycolicibacterium sp. YH-1 harbors:
- the mbtM gene encoding long-chain-fatty acid--ACP ligase MbtM encodes the protein MNVLASALSEAMRGARTDLVVLDSDDGSWAHHPWQEVHTRAENVAAHLTDGDTDAVGLIGEPSVEFLAAIPGAFFAGAALSILPGPVRGADPAQWAQATLARFRSIGVRTVLSHGTYLDLLRGRTESIAVHDVTQIANPHRSTTFHGADGGDVAILQGTAGSTGTPKAARISPAAALANYRGLIQRVNVDHNSRAHSWLPIYHDMGLAFLLTSMLAGADLWQAPTTAFAGNPFGWLKWLTESRATMTAAPNMAYNIVGKYAKIVNDDVDLSHIGFALNGGEPVDCAGTQRFATEMARFGFDPTALSPSYGLAESTCAVTVPTPFSGLVIDEPTVRSDGGQSTRTFAVLGEAIPGMEVRINADQPRDTEVTGREVGDVEVRGTSLMTGYVGEAHIDPTVWLPTGDLGYFVDGGLVVCGRVKELITVAGRNLFPTEIERVAAQVTGVREGGVVAVGTDETSARPGLVIAAEFKGTDESAARSDLVARVASECGVVPADVIFMKPGALPRTSSGKLRRLEVKRNLERAGR
- the mbtN gene encoding mycobactin biosynthesis acyl-ACP dehydrogenase MbtN yields the protein MTLAEAMPIQDFNELLDVVFDDRVTQWTAEAEETERFPRKLIEYLGEAGVFAAKWPAGNQQSDVAKVIALARKLGHLGSAGIGVGVGLHDSAIAILRRFGKSDYLKDIAEQAIRGEAVLCIGASEQSGGSDLQIVGTEVRSARDGFEVKGIKKFVSLSPIADHVMCVARNIDHDPNSKHGSVVVIAVPLAQCDIQAPYRKVGAGPLDTAAVHIDTWVPADALVARAGIGLAAISWGLAQERMSVAGLVSSSAQRVLGITLARMMARRQFGHTLYEHQALRLRMADLQARVDMLRYALDGIAATGKLDLRTSAAMKVSAARLGEEVVNECMHIFGGSGYLVDETPLGRWWRDMKLARVGGGTDEVLWELVASAMKPDYDGYAEFNQLP